From the Octadecabacter antarcticus 307 genome, one window contains:
- a CDS encoding pyridoxal phosphate-dependent decarboxylase family protein, with the protein MKQARDLPWQPKPCDLADRLSLQDAAKGVGSAQSLDQLAQDIMPYATGNTHPKFFGWVHGAGLPVSVGAEMVAATMNSNCGGRDHGAIEVERATLDWLLGVSGMPDTASAILTTGTSQATILGLTAARNRQFGHDVRKTGIQSLPKIAVYVRRGTHSCIGKALEAMGYGTDAIHIVDTDENMRMDIASLALAVAEDQASGRVPLAVIGTAGSVNTGSFDNLDKIADFCAEFDIWFHVDAAFGFWAKLADQPWKQLTDGMERANSISCDFHKWMSIPYDCGACMIYDRTLHFDTFTSRPNYLEQQEEGLGGGDLWFCDYGLELSRGFRALKVWTAIKSIGTDAFSASITDNCKQTFLMAELVEASDLLELSFPVSSNVCCFYVAHGEALLHKSPLWRASPDP; encoded by the coding sequence ATGAAGCAGGCTAGAGATCTACCGTGGCAACCTAAGCCATGCGATCTTGCGGACCGGTTATCTTTACAGGACGCAGCAAAGGGGGTCGGTTCTGCTCAATCATTGGACCAACTGGCACAAGACATTATGCCTTATGCCACGGGCAACACCCACCCGAAATTCTTTGGTTGGGTGCATGGCGCTGGATTGCCAGTGTCTGTTGGTGCTGAAATGGTGGCGGCCACGATGAATAGTAATTGCGGTGGCCGTGATCACGGTGCCATAGAAGTGGAACGCGCCACGCTTGATTGGTTACTTGGCGTATCAGGCATGCCAGATACTGCTTCAGCCATTTTAACCACAGGTACATCACAAGCGACGATTCTGGGGCTAACAGCTGCGCGTAATAGACAGTTTGGTCATGATGTTAGAAAGACGGGCATTCAATCGCTACCAAAGATCGCCGTCTACGTGCGTCGCGGAACCCATTCATGCATTGGCAAAGCGCTTGAGGCGATGGGGTATGGAACTGATGCGATTCACATCGTTGATACAGACGAAAATATGAGAATGGATATTGCTTCGTTAGCATTGGCCGTGGCCGAAGACCAAGCGTCGGGCCGCGTTCCTTTGGCCGTCATCGGTACTGCTGGATCAGTAAACACTGGGTCTTTTGATAATTTGGACAAGATAGCAGACTTCTGTGCAGAGTTTGATATCTGGTTCCATGTGGATGCAGCGTTCGGTTTTTGGGCAAAGCTTGCCGACCAACCGTGGAAGCAGTTGACGGACGGTATGGAGCGGGCCAACTCGATTTCCTGCGACTTTCATAAATGGATGTCCATTCCGTATGATTGCGGTGCTTGCATGATCTATGATCGAACTCTGCACTTTGACACGTTTACCTCGCGCCCAAATTATCTAGAACAACAGGAAGAAGGGCTTGGTGGCGGCGACTTATGGTTTTGTGATTACGGCCTCGAACTATCACGCGGATTTAGAGCCCTCAAAGTATGGACAGCTATAAAATCAATTGGGACTGATGCCTTTTCGGCGTCCATCACCGACAATTGTAAGCAGACATTTTTAATGGCTGAGTTGGTTGAGGCATCTGACCTATTGGAGCTTTCATTTCCTGTGTCTTCCAATGTGTGCTGTTTCTACGTCGCACATGGAGAGGCTTTGTTGCACAAATCGCCCTTATGGCGTGCTTCCCCTGACCCCTGA
- a CDS encoding LexA family protein → MPVFPVETPVIANGMPVRLVANAASAGFPSPAGDDLEDEIDPISWVVRHPSSTFWWRVEGDCLWDAGIRDGDIIAVDRAGKRRVGRAVLAVVEGAVTAKMLRKRDGRYFLAPANSTESFPDIELTEDSEIWGVIAGVVRRYDLE, encoded by the coding sequence GTGCCTGTTTTTCCAGTTGAGACGCCAGTTATTGCAAATGGTATGCCTGTTCGTCTGGTTGCCAACGCCGCCAGCGCAGGGTTTCCGTCGCCTGCTGGGGATGACCTTGAGGACGAGATTGACCCCATCTCATGGGTTGTGCGGCACCCGTCATCAACGTTTTGGTGGCGCGTTGAGGGTGATTGCCTTTGGGATGCAGGCATTCGAGACGGGGATATTATCGCTGTAGACCGTGCTGGTAAGCGTCGAGTTGGACGCGCCGTTTTGGCCGTTGTTGAAGGTGCTGTGACCGCGAAGATGTTGCGCAAGCGGGACGGGCGGTATTTTCTGGCTCCGGCCAACAGCACAGAGAGTTTTCCTGACATCGAGCTAACGGAAGACAGCGAGATATGGGGCGTCATTGCAGGCGTGGTGCGGCGGTATGATCTTGAATGA
- a CDS encoding DUF411 domain-containing protein: protein MKLIKILLSTLPAAAMVLGLATLTIPSMVHAESHSSMSKHGTMLVTKDPNCGCCSGWVALAREEGYDIEITDTDDISVAKIDADIPGTLWACHTAVIDGYIIEGHVPFAALAKLLEERPAIAGIAVPGMPFGSPGMGGDPSARYDVIAFGGEASAGDVFYQAGL, encoded by the coding sequence ATGAAACTTATCAAAATACTTCTTAGCACACTCCCAGCAGCCGCCATGGTGCTGGGACTCGCAACACTGACAATACCGAGCATGGTTCACGCAGAAAGCCACTCCTCAATGTCAAAGCACGGCACGATGCTTGTCACCAAAGACCCTAACTGCGGCTGCTGTTCAGGATGGGTCGCGTTGGCCCGCGAGGAAGGCTACGACATCGAAATTACAGATACTGATGATATATCCGTGGCTAAAATTGACGCCGATATTCCTGGCACCCTGTGGGCCTGCCACACGGCAGTGATCGATGGCTATATCATCGAAGGCCACGTGCCATTTGCAGCACTTGCCAAGTTGTTAGAAGAACGTCCCGCGATTGCCGGTATAGCCGTTCCCGGAATGCCTTTTGGCTCACCGGGCATGGGGGGCGACCCCAGCGCTCGTTATGACGTGATCGCCTTCGGTGGCGAGGCATCTGCTGGTGACGTATTTTATCAGGCAGGTTTGTGA
- a CDS encoding c-type cytochrome, with translation MKKLALIIGMGAALAGAVYLAFGGTTAEVGRIMLQPTDGQTVALGQDVYATNCASCHGADLEGAPNWRSPDADGRMPAPPHDANGHTWHHDGDTLFRLTKYGVAAYIGDPDYASNMPIYDGLLLDAEIIAVISYIKSTWPQEIRDRHDEMENTQ, from the coding sequence GTGAAAAAACTGGCGCTGATTATTGGTATGGGCGCGGCCCTTGCGGGGGCCGTTTACCTCGCTTTCGGTGGGACCACTGCTGAGGTGGGTCGCATTATGCTGCAACCTACTGATGGGCAAACAGTCGCTCTTGGACAGGACGTATACGCTACAAACTGTGCGTCCTGTCACGGCGCTGATCTGGAAGGTGCGCCAAACTGGCGCTCACCTGACGCAGACGGACGCATGCCAGCGCCACCGCACGACGCAAATGGGCATACGTGGCACCATGACGGCGATACGTTGTTTCGTCTGACCAAATACGGGGTCGCCGCCTATATTGGTGATCCTGATTATGCTTCGAACATGCCAATCTATGACGGTTTATTATTGGACGCTGAAATAATTGCTGTAATTAGTTACATCAAATCAACTTGGCCGCAGGAAATCCGCGACCGGCACGACGAAATGGAAAATACACAATGA
- a CDS encoding CopD family protein, with protein MMFGLTGLAPIDGWALASIISKATGYGAALLAMGGPMFVLTFQKVPEDVLRLTRQIAIGAVIIGLAVLTLQFGVRAARISGMGFAGATDTMMLGLIWDSPLGTAALWRGVGLTLILAIVLKGAIGLVTSAMGAVLIATSYTFIGHSLGDPRWLLAGLLIVHLLAAAFWVAALAPLHRAVGGTDGAIILHRFGIIASLTVGLLVVVGTTFAWFMTGSVAALLGTAYGWTLLLKLLLVTGLMGIAALNKWRLVPALVAGETSAARSLRRSIRAEIFVVVIILIITATLTVVTTPPVNL; from the coding sequence ATGATGTTTGGACTTACTGGACTGGCTCCGATTGATGGTTGGGCGCTGGCTTCAATCATCTCAAAAGCGACGGGATACGGCGCTGCCTTGCTCGCGATGGGCGGACCGATGTTTGTTTTAACCTTTCAGAAAGTCCCAGAAGACGTTCTGCGCCTGACGCGTCAGATAGCGATTGGTGCAGTCATAATAGGACTGGCGGTTCTAACATTGCAGTTTGGCGTTCGTGCTGCGCGGATTTCAGGGATGGGCTTTGCTGGCGCAACCGACACGATGATGCTGGGGCTTATCTGGGACAGCCCGCTGGGGACTGCCGCGCTTTGGCGCGGTGTCGGCCTGACCCTGATCCTTGCGATAGTCCTCAAAGGCGCGATTGGTCTGGTAACATCTGCGATGGGTGCAGTTCTGATTGCCACATCCTATACGTTCATCGGACATTCCCTTGGCGATCCGCGCTGGCTACTGGCTGGCCTGTTGATCGTACATCTTCTTGCCGCTGCGTTTTGGGTCGCTGCGTTGGCACCCCTTCACCGCGCTGTTGGTGGAACAGATGGTGCAATAATTTTGCATCGTTTTGGAATCATCGCCAGTTTAACGGTGGGTCTTTTGGTCGTGGTTGGAACTACGTTTGCGTGGTTCATGACAGGCTCAGTCGCGGCACTGCTTGGCACGGCCTACGGCTGGACGCTGCTTTTAAAGCTGCTTCTAGTCACGGGGCTCATGGGGATAGCGGCCTTGAACAAATGGCGGCTCGTACCCGCTTTGGTCGCCGGGGAAACTTCGGCTGCACGTTCACTTCGCCGCTCGATCCGCGCGGAAATATTCGTTGTTGTCATCATACTGATCATCACTGCAACACTTACGGTTGTCACGACGCCGCCAGTGAATTTATAG
- a CDS encoding IS110 family RNA-guided transposase gives MKIRHPIIIGIDTHKATHVAVAIDTQGTRLAALSIPANSKGYLELERWSCGLGHVQAFGIEGTGSYGAGLSRCLLAQGHHVVEVTRPNRQLRYTQGKTDSLDAEGAARSVLSGQANSRPKTQTGSSEMIRHLKIARDTAVKSRSQAMVTLKTLIINAPADLREVLDQIKGKIGLIRHIAAFRPGDILNTLASAKAAMRALARRWLLLHEEILGHDKELERLVIKRAPDLMQSHGIATMTVAEMLILVGDDPTRIRSEAAFAKLCGVCPIPASSGKTHRFRLNRGGNRQANAALYRVAIVRMRSHEPTLAYVKKRTKDGKSKSEIIRCLKRYIVREIYSQLCVPQTIKIAA, from the coding sequence ATGAAGATCAGACATCCAATTATCATCGGCATCGATACGCATAAGGCAACACATGTTGCTGTCGCGATTGATACGCAAGGCACCCGCCTAGCAGCACTTTCCATCCCTGCGAACTCAAAGGGATATCTGGAACTGGAACGCTGGTCTTGTGGCCTGGGTCATGTCCAAGCTTTTGGAATCGAAGGGACGGGCTCTTACGGTGCCGGTCTATCGCGCTGCTTGCTTGCACAAGGGCACCATGTTGTTGAGGTTACGAGACCCAATCGCCAGCTGCGCTATACTCAAGGCAAGACCGACAGCCTCGACGCAGAAGGTGCCGCTCGGTCAGTTTTATCTGGACAGGCAAATTCCCGCCCTAAAACCCAAACGGGATCGTCGGAGATGATCAGGCATCTGAAGATAGCCCGTGACACGGCTGTTAAGTCACGTTCACAGGCGATGGTGACCCTGAAAACACTGATCATCAATGCACCAGCTGATCTGCGTGAAGTACTGGATCAGATCAAAGGTAAGATCGGATTGATCCGGCATATCGCGGCCTTCAGACCCGGTGATATACTTAATACATTAGCTTCTGCCAAAGCAGCCATGCGAGCTTTGGCACGACGGTGGCTATTGCTACATGAAGAGATTCTGGGTCACGATAAAGAACTGGAGCGACTTGTCATCAAACGCGCTCCGGACCTGATGCAATCCCACGGAATTGCGACAATGACAGTCGCAGAGATGCTAATCCTCGTTGGCGATGATCCCACGCGCATCCGATCTGAGGCTGCATTTGCCAAACTCTGTGGCGTTTGTCCCATCCCTGCATCAAGTGGGAAAACGCACCGTTTCCGTCTCAACAGAGGAGGAAACAGACAAGCCAACGCTGCGCTCTACCGTGTCGCCATCGTCAGGATGCGCAGCCACGAACCGACGCTTGCTTATGTCAAAAAACGTACGAAAGATGGCAAAAGCAAAAGCGAAATCATTCGATGCCTGAAGCGTTACATCGTCCGGGAGATTTACAGCCAACTCTGCGTGCCACAAACCATCAAAATTGCTGCTTGA
- a CDS encoding copper resistance CopC family protein, producing the protein MIRTALATLILAVSATASLAHSKPEDTTPVNDTTVEVVDVISIRFNDPMRVTAITMTGPNGAVDVDRETGLEPVTEFLAAPAAAIPAGVYAVEWRGLSADGHPMQGTFGFTVSE; encoded by the coding sequence ATGATACGAACCGCTCTCGCCACCTTGATCCTTGCAGTTTCTGCGACGGCCAGTCTGGCGCATTCAAAACCTGAAGATACGACACCTGTTAATGATACGACTGTCGAAGTGGTCGATGTTATTTCCATTCGGTTCAATGATCCAATGCGCGTCACAGCCATTACGATGACCGGCCCAAATGGCGCTGTTGATGTTGATCGCGAAACTGGACTTGAGCCTGTGACCGAGTTCCTTGCGGCCCCTGCTGCGGCCATTCCTGCAGGCGTCTATGCTGTCGAATGGCGAGGGCTATCTGCTGACGGCCACCCGATGCAGGGCACATTTGGGTTTACGGTGTCAGAGTAG